The Drosophila simulans strain w501 chromosome 3R, Prin_Dsim_3.1, whole genome shotgun sequence genome contains the following window.
AACAGCCAGGGAGGCGAATATTGTGTTATTCACCAGTGCTGACCGCAAATCCGTTAATGCGCCTGGAGAATGCTGGCGGGGATCTTCGTATAAATGCCGCGTAATGAGGTAATCAAGAACAGCATCGCCCAGGAACTCCAAACGCTGATAGCAATCCGTCAATCGATTGGGCGTGTAACTGGCATGTGTCATGGCTTGCAGCAGGTACGACCGATCCCGGAACTTGTATCCCAAACTCTCCTCAAACTCCTCAAAGCCGCTTAGTAACTGGTCCAGCTCCTCCGTAGCGTTGGGAGCAAAGTGCAGCAGTGGACTGCGCGGCGTGGGCCACGCACCGTAAACGGTAACCACATTTTCGGCGTTCGGTTTGGTGCTACCGGGTATTCGTTGCTCCTGGTTACCCCCGTCCAGCTGCCTGGTGATAGGGAGCACTCTCACGCCCAGCCAGGCCATAAAGAGTAGTGCCCCTCGTGGTCCGCACTCAATGAGATAGGCTCCAATGAGGGCTTCGACGCAATCGGCAATGGACTTATCCGGAATGCTGTGTTGCGAAACAAGATTGTAGGGAATAAAACAGCTGAAATCATTGCAGCTGTCATTGGAGTCGTCAAGTTGTCCATTTTGGGCACCCCCATTCTGCTCCAAGCCCAGGGCATCGGCTTTTTCGCGAACCATCTCGCAGATTTGCACGCTGCTTAGGTTCTTGATGTCTAGCAGATCTGCCAGCTTCCAATGGTGAGTGGGGATCTTCGCCTCGATGAGCgccttctccagctcctttGGCACATAGTAGCAGGGTGGCAACCAATTGTCGTGCGGCTCGAATTTAGTGGCTATCATATATTCACCCAGTCTCTTGCGTCTGCCCAGACGATAGAGATTGAGGTTGGCAACCTGCTTCGAGCGCAGGTGACTTAGTTTTCCCTCGTGCACATTCTCGTAGGTGATGTACAAGTAGGTGGTAATGGCATACTTCAGAAAGGAATCTCCAATTGTCTCCAGTCGCTCCAGATTGATGCCATCGTTAGCATTGGACATTGTGAGGGCTTGCAAAATGATGCTGGGACTGGGTCCTGGATGGCCAACTAGATCCGGTTGTCGATCGAAACTGAAGCCAGCTGGTAATATGGCTGATGATATGGCCTTTGTGGGAGTAGGTGGCTGAATTTCCATTCGTTCGTATTGCAGTTTCAGTTGCTTTTCATCCAAGTTCAGCCGATGATGATCGTTGTAGTTGTCAAAACTATCTCCACATCCCATTACGCTGTAGGTCTCCTGCTCATGGCTCGCTACCCAATCTGCATTCAGCTCCACTAAATCCGACAGCAGAAGCTCACGCCTATCACCCAGCTTTTCGGCCAGCACATCCTCATTTACATacggcagcagctgcttcaATAGCTCCATCATCGAAACCTTTGCAACCTGAGCCTCAGCGGCATCACTTCTTTTTAGAACCAACTGCTGGTCGTGCGGCACCAACATGCCGCCGGATTCAATTTCCGTTTTGAGCTTAGCTATGGATTCTTCATATCTTATAGTGGGAGGTTCCTGCTGGTCCCCATGATCAAAATTGAATCCGATGAGCAGGTTCTTTGTCTCCTGGTACTGCCGCTCGTTAGCATTGGTCGCCTGGATGATGGACAGCTGCTTCTGGCGCTTTTCCACTTCCTGCGCGGTTTCGATGGTCTCCGCCTCGTTCTTGGAGGTGAACGCAATGCGTCCCGCATCGATATCATCTGCCACATCGTCGTCGTCCGAACTGTAGTTGTGATGCATGTAATTGAGCGGACCTGCGTTATCGTCGTCGTCATAGCTGGACCCAAGCGAATTGTCCGAGTCATAAAAGTTAAATGTGGGCTTTGCCGTACCCTTTCCTTTGCCCTTGCCACCCTGCTTATTCTGACTGTTCTTTGGACCCTTGAAGCCACCTTCGTCATTGCTCACATCCCAAAATGTGGGCGAACCGTAGCGCGTTTGCTGATCACCTGTAAGATGAGATTAGAGATTATTTTTGATCCTTAGCAAGGGATTTAAATAACTTACAGAACTTAACGTTTGCCGGTAAAACTGGGAGATGGAAGGcgtcatcctcgtcgtcgtcttctTGGTTAAAACTAGCTATATCGTCGGCCATATCGTTTGACCAAGTGCCTATCTCAATGAAGTCATCAGCCTCTTGCAGCTTCTCCTCTCCCTCAATGATTAGTTCGATAGCACTTTTCTCAACCTTATCGTCTTTTGAATCCTTATCTAGTTGGGTCTCTTCACTAATCGGCTTCTTCGCAACTTCAACTAAGTCTTTGCCATTAATAGTATCATCCTTAAGGGACTCCTTTTGTTTAGACTCCCGCGATTTCTTGAGCACCTCCGATAGACTCCACCCAAAGTCCAGCATGGGCCACTCGAAATCCTCATCTTCGATTTGTTGCCTTCCCAGCCCCAGATCCGCAGAAACCTGTTTCCGAATATCGTCGGCCAACAGAAGCCCATTAATGCGGTATAGGATGCAGGGCAGGCACACGGCAGTTCGCCACAAGGAGGCGGGGAATGGATGCACAGTGCAGAGCTCTGGCACAAGGATCTGCTTCTGCTCGAGATTCTCGCGCTTTGCCCGCTTGGTCTCCTCCGAACTAGTGGGCAGAGCAACGCCCTTGCGATTAACGTATCGTGGAGTGAGGAAGTTTAAACGCGCGCTGGTGTGATCCACATCCAATAGCGGCTGCGAGGCATTCTGTATTTTCAGACCATACTTGACGAGGTAGTAGTGCTTGAACGTGCGGTAGTTGTCACCAGGGAAGCAGCTGAGTGGGGATAGATGTGGACATATCTCCGCCACATAGAAATACTGCGGTTGATCCTGGTTGCGATACCACGGCATAACGACGGCATCCTGGAAGCGTTGGGCATCAAATGGCTGCGCCTGGCGCTCCTTATCGGGCACTGCCCGTGGCATTGTATTTCCATTGGCTTGGATCAGCTCCAGGAACTGCCAGTCGATGTGCTTCCCGCCAGCTGGTGCCTTCACAGTGGGCACAATGAATACACAATTCTCCGTAGAGTCCGGATCGAAGAGCATGAGAAACTTTTGCAAACGCAGTACATTGGTGAACGTGTAGTTTAAAAATCCGTTGATGCAGACTATTTGTTCGCTAGTTAGAATCACGCGCTCCTTAGCCAACTCCAGGGAAACCTTTACCTCACCGGAACGCGTGAATATCGAGAAAGCACTCAGCTTGGGTATACGTTTGGTGGTTAGGATGCCGAATCCCTGCTGCGCATCTTCGGGCGGATAAATCTTGCGTCCCCGCGTGTTTTGCTCTTCGGGAATCGGACATTGGAGCGTCAGTTGGATAAAGTACAAATAGCATGGTGCTCCGGCAACTGGACGGCAATCGCAAAATTCGGATGCAATGCGTTTGTAATAGTACTGACGCCGCTTCGTTGTTCCCGGACGAGGTTCATCGCTTAGCTGCACAATCTGTTCGTCCTCTGGCTCCAGTTCAAAGCACTCCCAGTCCGGCTCCAGGGCGCGAAATCCCTCCTTGCCGATAGGCTGCAACTGATCGTCTAACTCACCGATCTTGTGCAGTTCCACGCAAGCCTGCAACGCAGCCAGTCGGCGGGCCAATGTTTGCGTTGGCATCGGAAGACCCTAAAGAAGAGTATTTAACAaatcttaaataatttgtataacAAGAACTTACCACAATGTCATGCTTCAATGGCGAGTTGATGGGCAGTCGGAGTGTGTACTGAAACAGGGTCACTCCAGCCCTCTCGCTTTTGGTGCAGCGCCACAAAGCCGTCAACTTGGTGAACGTGTCGCTGGGCAGTCGGGCGCAGTACTTGTTGACCAAAGCTATAGCGGAACCCAGATCCACGGAGGCACCTGTGAGCAGGTGCGGCTTGGGTCGGTACGCGGCCAGGCAGGCACTAAAACGTTCCGCCTCgctctgctcctgctccggcGGCTCTGTGTTGGCGCACTTGGATAGCAGCATCTGCTCGATTTCGCGATACTGTGCCATTTGGTGCACCAAGTCCTTGGTGGTGCTGGCTAAACTATGAGCAGTATCGATTTCGACTGTGGAATCACCTGTGGCTTCTGGCTCCGTTAAAGAGCTCAGCTCGCACTGGAAGCGTCTGGACTTTTGTTCTGTACTGCTCTCGCTTGGAGACGTGTTACTCATGCTGACGGCTTCGTCGCTGGAGTTGCTTGTATCCAGCTGCACAGCGGCTGGCGATTCGTCCTGGATCTCCTGTAGCTTAATGTCGCACGCTGTCGGTGGTTGTTTACTGAACACTTCGGGGTTGAGGATCTTCACGGTTCCGCGTGCCGTGCCAAAAGTATAGGGATCCGAGCCGGACGAGTTTGGCATCGCTGAGTCATCAGAGTCGCTGTCCGCCTCTGTAGTATCACCAGTCCCGCAAATATACCGATGACTTCGATCGGTCAGCTGAACTGACTCTACAGTTGGACTTGTATAACTCGGAGCCACGAGGATGACATGGTAGGCTGGAGCAGCACGGGCTCGACCTTTGCACTGAACGTAACTGCGATATGTGGTCGGCGGATCCCAGCGCACAACCAAATTGCACTTGGGCACATCGATACCCTCTTCCAGCACCGAAGTGCCGATCAGAACATTGCAGTCGTGCATCCGGAAACGCTTTAGCACCTCTTCTTGCCGCCGGTGCTCCAACTCAGCCTCTTTGGGCTCTGTGGTGGGATCTGCCACCCGGTCCGTGGTGTACTGGCAGCGTAGGAACTTGAGATCGGGATCACGCCTGCCAATCTCCGCCAAAAGCTCAAAGAGCACGCGAGCCGTGTGGTTCTGGTTGCAGTAAATCAGTGCGCAGAGCGTGTCGCTGCCATCATTATGATCCCGGTGGTGGCGCCTTGTGTACACTCGTCTACGAGTTCGTGGTTGTGCAGTGTTGGCACCAGAGCTAGGTTTCGGCTTCGCTTGAGCGGGAGTAGGAGTAGGGGCCACTCGAGCGGCGCTTCTCTTCGTCTGCCTGTCCTCTGTTGTGTGCAGAATCTGCTCAAGATTGGCCACCAGGGCTCGTGTCTCCGTCGGCGGTTGGTCCAATTGATCCACCATTCGGCACTTGCTTTCCAGCGTATGAGATAACCGATTGAAGTCCGCCTGATCCACCTGATGCCGCATCCTGCGCAGTCCGTCCGCTTGGGTGTGCACCTCTTCCGGCTTGAAGCACCTCAGTGTCTGCAACAGACGTCGCACCTTGGGGCTGGAATAGCGCTCGATGGTCTGGCGCGAATCGCTGCCACTACCCAAATGTCGCTGGAATGCGTGTTCGCAGAGGGAGTGCAGTTTGATAAGGGCCGTGCTCACTAGGCAGTAGAGCAAGTAGTGACGTTCGTGCGGC
Protein-coding sequences here:
- the LOC6729155 gene encoding endoribonuclease Dcr-1, which gives rise to MAFHWCDNNLHTTVFTPRDFQVELLASAYERNTIICLGHRSSKEFIALKLLQELSRRARRHGRVSVYLSCEVGTSTEPCSIYTMLTHLTDLRVWQEQPDMQTPSDHCWTDYHVSILRPEGLLYLLETRDLLLSSVELIVLEDCHDSAVYQRIRPLFENHIMPAPPADRPRILGLAGPLHSAGCELQQLSAMLATLERSVLCRIETASDIVTVLRYCSRPHEYIVQCAAFEMDELSLVLADVLNTHKSFLLDHRYDPYEIYGTDQFMDELKDIPDPKVDPLNVINSLLVLLHEMGPWCTQRAAHHFYQSNEKLKVKTPHERHYLLYCLVSTALIKLHSLCEHAFQRHLGSGSDSRQTIERYSSPKVRRLLQTLRCFKPEEVHTQADGLRRMRHQVDQADFNRLSHTLESKCRMVDQLDQPPTETRALVANLEQILHTTEDRQTKRSAARVAPTPTPAQAKPKPSSGANTAQPRTRRRVYTRRHHRDHNDGSDTLCALIYCNQNHTARVLFELLAEIGRRDPDLKFLRCQYTTDRVADPTTEPKEAELEHRRQEEVLKRFRMHDCNVLIGTSVLEEGIDVPKCNLVVRWDPPTTYRSYVQCKGRARAAPAYHVILVAPSYTSPTVESVQLTDRSHRYICGTGDTTEADSDSDDSAMPNSSGSDPYTFGTARGTVKILNPEVFSKQPPTACDIKLQEIQDESPAAVQLDTSNSSDEAVSMSNTSPSESSTEQKSRRFQCELSSLTEPEATGDSTVEIDTAHSLASTTKDLVHQMAQYREIEQMLLSKCANTEPPEQEQSEAERFSACLAAYRPKPHLLTGASVDLGSAIALVNKYCARLPSDTFTKLTALWRCTKSERAGVTLFQYTLRLPINSPLKHDIVGLPMPTQTLARRLAALQACVELHKIGELDDQLQPIGKEGFRALEPDWECFELEPEDEQIVQLSDEPRPGTTKRRQYYYKRIASEFCDCRPVAGAPCYLYFIQLTLQCPIPEEQNTRGRKIYPPEDAQQGFGILTTKRIPKLSAFSIFTRSGEVKVSLELAKERVILTSEQIVCINGFLNYTFTNVLRLQKFLMLFDPDSTENCVFIVPTVKAPAGGKHIDWQFLELIQANGNTMPRAVPDKERQAQPFDAQRFQDAVVMPWYRNQDQPQYFYVAEICPHLSPLSCFPGDNYRTFKHYYLVKYGLKIQNASQPLLDVDHTSARLNFLTPRYVNRKGVALPTSSEETKRAKRENLEQKQILVPELCTVHPFPASLWRTAVCLPCILYRINGLLLADDIRKQVSADLGLGRQQIEDEDFEWPMLDFGWSLSEVLKKSRESKQKESLKDDTINGKDLVEVAKKPISEETQLDKDSKDDKVEKSAIELIIEGEEKLQEADDFIEIGTWSNDMADDIASFNQEDDDEDDAFHLPVLPANVKFCDQQTRYGSPTFWDVSNDEGGFKGPKNSQNKQGGKGKGKGTAKPTFNFYDSDNSLGSSYDDDDNAGPLNYMHHNYSSDDDDVADDIDAGRIAFTSKNEAETIETAQEVEKRQKQLSIIQATNANERQYQETKNLLIGFNFDHGDQQEPPTIRYEESIAKLKTEIESGGMLVPHDQQLVLKRSDAAEAQVAKVSMMELLKQLLPYVNEDVLAEKLGDRRELLLSDLVELNADWVASHEQETYSVMGCGDSFDNYNDHHRLNLDEKQLKLQYERMEIQPPTPTKAISSAILPAGFSFDRQPDLVGHPGPSPSIILQALTMSNANDGINLERLETIGDSFLKYAITTYLYITYENVHEGKLSHLRSKQVANLNLYRLGRRKRLGEYMIATKFEPHDNWLPPCYYVPKELEKALIEAKIPTHHWKLADLLDIKNLSSVQICEMVREKADALGLEQNGGAQNGQLDDSNDSCNDFSCFIPYNLVSQHSIPDKSIADCVEALIGAYLIECGPRGALLFMAWLGVRVLPITRQLDGGNQEQRIPGSTKPNAENVVTVYGAWPTPRSPLLHFAPNATEELDQLLSGFEEFEESLGYKFRDRSYLLQAMTHASYTPNRLTDCYQRLEFLGDAVLDYLITRHLYEDPRQHSPGALTDLRSALVNNTIFASLAVRHGFHKFFRHLSPGLNDVIDRFVRIQQENGHSISEEYYLLSEEECDDAEDVEVPKALGDVFESIAGAIFLDSNMSLDVVWHVYSNMMSPEIEQFSNSVPKSPIRELLELEPETAKFGKPEKLADGRRVRVTVDVFCKGTFRGIGRNYRIAKCTAAKCALRQLKKQGLIAKKD